The Nocardioides sp. cx-173 genome segment GACTTCGTCGCGGTCCGCACCGGCGAGAAGGTCACCGTCGACGTGCCCGTGCACCTGGTCGGCGAGGCCGTCCGCGAGACGCTGGTCGTCACCGAGAACACCACCGTCCAGCTCGAGGCCGAGGCCACGCACATCCCCGAGTTCATCGAGGTCGACATCGAGGGCGCCGTCGCCGGCACCCAGATCCTCGCCTCCGACCTCAAGCTCCCGTCGGGCTCGACCCTCCTGGTCGACGCCGACACCCTGATGGTCAACGTCACCGAGCAGGTCTCCGCCGAGGCCCTCGAGGCCGAGCTGGAGGAGGCCGAGGCCGAGGCCGGCATCGAGCGCGAGGAGTCCGACGAGGACGCCGCCGCCTCCGCCGAGAAGGCCGAGGGCGACGCTCCCGCCGAGGGCGAGACCGACAGCGAGTGATCCGTCGGCTCAGGTGGCTCCTGGGCCGACTCATCGCACCGGTCTCCAGCGCCGCTGAGACACATCCCGAGGAGGGCCCAGCCGTGACCACAGCCGATCTCTGGCTCGTGGTCGGGCTGGGCAACCCCGGGGAGAAGTACGCCGGGCACCGGCACAACGTCGGCTACCTCGTCCTCGACGAGCTGGCTCGGCGGCTGGGCTCGTCCTTCCGTGCCCACAAGACCGGCCGCTCCGACGTGGTCGAGGGTCGCCTCGGGCCCCCGGGCACCGAGGGCCCCCGAGTCGTGCTGGCCCGGCCACGCTCGTACATGAACGAGGTCGGCGGCCCGGTCAAGGCGCTGGCCACCTTCTACAAGGTGCCCCCCGAGCGGATCGTGGCCATCCACGACGAGCTCGACCTCGACTTCGGCACCCTGCGGACCAAGCTCGGCGGCGGCGACAACGGCCACAACGGGCTGAAGTCCCTGCGCTCCTCCCTCGGGACCGGCGACTTCTACCGGGTGCGCGCCGGCATCGGCCGTCCGCCCGGTCGCCAGGACGTCGCCGACTTCGTGCTGTCCGACTACAGCAAGGTCGAGCGCAAGGAGCTGCCCTTCCAGGTCGACACCGCCGCCGACGCGGTGGAGTCGCTGATCCTCGAGGGCCTGGAGAAGGCCCAGCAGCGCTACAACAGCTGACCGGCTCGGGACCCCGGCCTCTCCCTGCCTCCCAGCCGGACCGATCGTTAGGGTGGCGCGGTGACCTTCGAACCGACGACACCCCCCGACGCCGCAGCGACCGACGACCACGTGCTGGCCACCTGGCTGGCGCAGGAGGCGGGCCGCAAGCTGCTCGACGTACGCACGCAGGGGCTCGAGGGCAAGGAGCTCAAGGACGCCGGCGACGCCGCGGCGCACGAGCTGCTCATGGAGCTGCTCGCCGAGCACCGGCCCGACGACGCGGTGCTCTCGGAGGAGGGCGCCGACGACAAGGCCCGCCTGCAGGCGGATGCCGTCTGGATCATCGACCCCCTCGACGGGACCCGGGAGTTCTCCGAGCCGCCGCGCGACGACTGGGCCGTGCACGTCGCGCTCTGGGAGCGGACCCCCGACGGGGAGCACGACGGCGAGCTCACCGCGGGCGCGGTCGCCCAGCCGGCGCTGGGCGAGACCTTCAACACCGGGCAGCCTCCCGTCGTCGCGCCGTCGACCTCGGAGCGGCCGCGGATCGCGGTGTCCCGCAGCCGGCCGCCGGCGTTCGTGGAGCGGCTCGCCGAGGAGATCGGCGCCGAGCTGGTCCCGATGGGCTCGGCGGGGGTCAAGGTGATGTCCGTGGTCCGCGACGTCACCGACGCCTACGTCCACGCCGGCGGCCAGTACGAGTGGGACTCGGCGGCTCCCGTGGCCGTCGCGCAGGCCGCCGGCCTCTTCACCAGCCGCATCGACGGCTCCCCGCTCCTCTACAACCAGGACGACGTCTACCTGCCCGACCTGATCGTCTGCCGCCCCGAGCTCGCCGACCAGATCCTCGAGTTCATCGAGCGCCACGGCGTCACCTCCGCCGGCTGACCCGTCGGTCGGGGTTTCCGGTTGCGGGGGAGCGCGGCGCCCTCGAGGGTGGGGAGATGACCTCGCTGATCTCGCACACGACGGTGGACTGCGCGAACGCCTACGAGCTCTCCCAGTGGTGGAAGCAGGTGCTGGGGTACGTCGACGTGCCCGGCGACCCGAACCTCCCGGGCCATGAGGAGTGCATGATCCTCGACCCGGACACCGGGCACGCGGTGCTGTTCATCGAGGTGCCGGAGGTCAAGGCCGGCAAGAACCGGCTGCACTTCGACCTGCGCCCGCGCACCGGGACCCGGGACGAGGAGCTGGCACGACTGCTCGCGGCCGGCGCGACCGAGGTGGCCGACCTGCGTGGCACGTACGGGCCGGGCACGGGGTGGGTCGTGCTGGCCGATCCCGAGGGCAACGAGTTCTGCATCCTGCGCTCGAGGGCGGAGGCCGAGACCACGTCGGCCGAGGTCTGAACGTCGGGCACGTCAGGTGGCGTCGGCGCGAAGCAGGCGCAGGTGGAGCTCCTGGGTCAGCGTCGACGGGTCGGCGCCCATCTCGTCTGCCAGGCCGGCGCGGAGCGCCTCGTAGACCCGTAGGGCGCTGCCGACCTCGCCGAGCCGTGCGTAGGCCGTCATCCGGGCACGGCAGGCCGTCTCGTACATCGGGTCGATGCGCGCCGCGGTCTCGGCGAACGCGAGGGCCCGGTGCAGCTCGCCGATGGCGAGGGCCGAGTCGGCCGCCTGGCCGGACATGGTCTTGCGCGTCTCTCGGAGGTTGTCGCGCTCGGACCTGGCCCACGCACTCTCGTCGTCGTAGGCACGGAAGTCGCCTCGGTAGTGGCGATCGGCCGCCAGCGCGAGGTCGACGGCGCGCGAGTGCAGCCCGTCGCGAGCCAGCGAGTGCACCCGCTTCGCCTCGGCCAGGAACACCGCGACGTCGACCCAGGCCCCGACCAGCCGGATCGCGTCCCCCTGCCGCACCAGGCAGGCCATGCCGGTCGCGCGCCGGATCTGGCTCTTGGCCGTGCGCAGGCTGGCGAGAGCGCGGTCCCGGCCGGCGTGCGGCCACAGCCGATCGGTCAGGCTGGTCCGCCGTACCCCCTGGTTGCCGCTGAGCGCCACGATCCGGAGCAGGTCCATGGTCTTGCCCGTGGACCACTCGGCGCGCTCGACGAGGCTGCCATCCGGCCTGCGTACGACGAGGTCGCCCAGCAGGCCGATCTTGAGATCAGCGCGCGATGCCATCTGCGGCTCCCAAGAAGGCTCATGCTCGTTCGCTCTTTCCCTGGAGCATAGCCGCGCACCCTGATGAGGCCGCCTGTTCAGCCCTCCCGGGAGTAGTGCGTGTCCGCGTCCGGTGTGCGCGTCCGCAGTGCCATCCCCACCGCCGCGAGCTGGGAGGAGACACCGAGCTTCGCGAGGATGGACTTGACCTGCGTGCGCACGGTGGCCTCGGAGACCACGAAGTCCTGCGCGATCTGGCGCACCTGACGGCCCTCCATCATCTGCGCCAGGATCTCGCGCTCGCGCGCGGTCAGGCTGGCCAGCCGGGCCCGGCTCTCTGCCTGCTGCTGCTGCTGCGTGCGGAACTCGTCGACGAGCCGGGCGCGCTCCTCGCGGGGCAGCACCGTGCGCCCCTCGCGGATCCGCCTGATGGTGGCGAGGATCGAGTTCAGGGGGGTGGACTTGGGCAGCACGGTGAGAGCTCCGTGGAGCAGGCACTCCCCCCAGCCGCCGGGGTTGAGGCTGCCCGTCACCACGACGACGGCGACGCCCGCCTCGCTGCAGGGCCGGATGAGCGGTACGCCGTGCAGCCCGTGCCCCAGGTGCAGGTCGAGCAGGAGGATCCGTGGCCGTGAGCGCAGGATCTCGGCGAGCAGCCGCTCGTGGGAGGGCCGTGCGTGCTCCGACGGCGCCGGACGGTGGACGTCGTAGCCCTGCAGGGTGAGTGCCACGTCGAGCGCCTCGGCGAAGAGGGTGTGGTCCTCGACGATGGTGATGCGGGTCAGGCGCCGGCTGGCAGGCACGGTGCCGGTCCTGACGTCGCGGGGATCCGCAGCACGAACTCCGCGCCACCCAACGGGGAGCTGGGCTCCAACCAGAGGTCGCCGCGGGCCTCCTGGGCCAGCCGACGGGCGACATGGAGGCCGATGCCCTCTCCCGAGGAGTCGACCGCGCGGGTGCCGCGGTCGAAGACCACCGCCGAGAGCGCCTCGGGGACCCCGGGGCCCTCGTCCTGGACCCGCAGCTCCACCCACGGGCCGCGTACGGCGGTCTCGACCACGACGGCTCGTCCGGGGGCGTGCTGGACGGCGTTGTCGAGCAGGATGTGCAGGATCTCGGTGAGGTCGTCGGCTCGTGCGTAGGCGAGCGAGCCGGTGCACCGCCACCGCACGTCGCACCCTCGCAGCGCGATGGTCTGCACCATCGGCCCGACGATGTCGTCCAGGCACACGGCGGTCTCGGCGGAGGCGTCGGCCGTCGACAGGAGCCGCTCGACCCGCGCCAGCTCCGCGCTGTGCAGCCGCTCCAGTCGCCGCCGGGCGGGGCGGGACAGCCGCGCGCGCCGATCGACGAGCAGCTGGTGTGACAGCCGTAGCCCCGCCAGCGTCGCCCGCAGCTCGTGGAGCCGCTCCTGCGACCGCGCCAGCGCCGCCTCCGCGGCGCTCGCCCGGGCGAGCAGGCGCCGGCGCTCGGCGAGCTCGTCCGGGGCCGACCGCGGGGCGGGTTCGCCGGCGGGGAGGGCAGCGGGGAGGGCGGCGCACAGGACCAGGGGGAGCACGGCGAGGGTCGGCACGCCCAGGCCCCACCCGGTACCTCGCGGGGCTCGCGGCACGCGGAGCAGCGGCGCACGCCGCAGGTCGCGGGCGAGGAGCCCGCACTGCCACTGCATGAGGTTCGCGATGCATTCCATCGTGACCCCCTATCTCGTCAAGGAACCCGGATCCCAGCACATGGAGGCACAGATCCGACAATAAAACGCAAAACAGGCGTTGTGAACCACGATTTCCCCCGCCGGGGAGGGGTATCTCCGCGGAACTGGTCGCGACAAGGTCCTTGCTCCGCAGAATCGGGGGGCCCGCCCTACCCCCCTGCCCCCCGTGCCGCCAGGGACGCCTGCCCCGTTCCTCCGCCCTCCCCACAAGTGGGGAAAGTCCTCGCAGGGGCGCCGCCGGGCCGGCTCGCTCGCCAGGATGGCGCGGTCTGGAGGGAAGGTCGATCGAGGTGAGCGCTCGCACGAGGGGCATATGGGGTGGTAGGCCGTGACCGAGGCGACGGTCAGGGTCACGGGGGCGCACGAGCGCGACGCGCCGCGACTGGTGCCGGCGCGGCCGGGGACCGTGCCCTGGTCCGGGCCGCGCTCCCTGCCCCTGTGGGACCTGCTGTCGGCCGCGCTCGCGGCGCTGGTGCTGTCGCGGACGCTGGTCCCGGCGCCGACTCCGGTGCTGGCCGTCGCGATCCCGCTGTGCTGGTGCGTGGCCCTGCAGGCGGCGCGCGCGACCGCGACGGCACCGGTCGGGACGCTGGGCCACGCGGCGCGTCGGCTCGTCCACGCCGGCGCCCTGGTGGCGCTCGCGGGATCTGCCCTGTCGGTGGTCCTGGGTCCCCGCTACACCCCCGGGCACGCGTTCCTCACCGCCGCGGCGTGCACGGGGGCCTCGCTCCTGGCGCGTGCGATGGTCTGGTGGGCCGCAGGCACGCGCGGCGTCCGTGGCCGCCCGCGCGTGCTCGTCATCGGTGACGACGCGCGCCGGCACGCCGTGGCGGCGCTCGAGCGACGCACCGGCCCGGAGCTGTCCGTGGTGTCCGTGCGCGTGGACTCCGTCGCCGACGCAGCGGAGACGCCGGGGGTGACGTCCGTCCCCGCGGACGGCATCGCGTCGTACGCCGCCCGCATCGGAGCCTGCGCGGTGGTGGTGATGCCCGAGGCGGGACTCGAACCAGCTGGCCTGCGCCGGCTGCAGTGGTCCCTGGAGGCGGCGCGCCTGCCGCTGTACGTCGGCCCCGGGCTGGTCGGGGTCACCGCGTCCCGGCTGGAGGCGACCGACGTGGACGGTCTGCCGCTGGTGCGGGTGCACGGGGTCCAGCGGGCCGGCGGCAGGGCCGTCCTCGTCGATGTGACCGGCCGCTGCGTCGCCGCCGTGGCACTGCTGGTGCTGCTGCCCCTGCTGGCCGTACTGTGCGTCGCCATCCGGCGGGAGTCGCCGGGGCCCGCGATCTTCCGGCAGCAGCGCGTCGGGCAGGACGGGCGGACCTTCACCATCTACAAGCTCCGGACGATGGGACTCGCCCCGCCCTCGCCCGATGAGCTGGCGAACGACGCTGACGGGGTGCTCTTCAAGATGCGCAGCGACCCGCGCGTGACGACGCGCGGGCGGTGGCTGCGCCGGTACTCACTCGACGAGCTGCCGCAGCTCCTCAACGTGCTCCTCGGACACATGCGACTGGTCGGACCGCGCCCGGCGCTGCCCGACGAGGTCGCCGTCTACACCGACGATATGCGCCGGCGACTGGCGGTTCGCCCGGGGATCACCGGTCTGTGGCAGGTCTCCGGCAGGTCGGACCTCACCTGGGAGGAGACGGTCCGGTTGGACCTGCACTACGTCGACAACTGGTCCCCGGCGCTGGACCTGCGCATCCTGTGCCGGACGGTCAAGGCCGTCCTGGGGCACCGGGGGGCGTACTGAGAGCCGCCCGGAGCGCGGGGTGCCAGCCGGCGTGGTGTGCCATGCCGACCGCCGCCAGCTGCGAGGAGACCGCGAGCTTGGACAGGATCGACTTGACCTGGGTGCGCACGGTGGCGACCGACACGACGCTGTCGCGCGCGATGTCACGGACCGGCATGCCGGCCATCAGCTTCGCCAGGACCTCGCTCTCGCGGGGGGTGAGGCTCTCCAGCCGCTGCCGCTCGTCCTGCACGCCCTTGCGGTGCTCGTGCCAGCCCCGGATGAGCTCGTCGCGCTCGCGTGCGTCCACCACGGGCAGCCCGTCGTGGATGCGACGCACGACGCCGAGGATCTCGTTGAGCGGCTGGGTCTTCGACATCGTCTTGCGGGCGCCGTGACGCATGCACTCGCCCCACCGGTACCGGTCGGGCGACGCTGTCACGACCACCACGTTGGCACCCGACAGCGCGAGCGGATGGATGAGTCGCACCCCGTCGCCGAAGGGACCCAGGTCGAGGTCGAGGAGCACGACCCGCGGTCCCATGCGGAGCGCGGTCGTCAGCAGCTGACCGGTCCCGGTGGGGGAGGTGGGCAGGGGCAGGCGCCGTGCGGCGTACCCCTCCAGGTTCAGGGCGAGCTCGAGTGACTCGGCGAAGAGGAGGTGGTCCTCGAGGATGAGGACACGTGAGTTGGGTCGAGCGGCTCGGACGGTGGGCACGGATGAGTCTCCTTGGCTGCGGGGATGCTGATGACGAAGGTGTTGCCGCTCGCCCCGGTCTCGAGGCGTAGCGAGCTGCCGGTGGAGGCCATGAGGCGATGGGCGAGGTGGAGCCCGATGCCCTGGCCGCGTGAGTCGGGGCCGCGACTGCCCCACTCGTAGAGGCGGGAGCGGACCTCCGCCGGGATGCCGGGACCGTCGTCGCGGACGATGACCTCGACGGTGTCGCCGTTCCGCGTCACCTCGACGGCGGACTGTGCGCCCGGCGCGTGCCTGGCGGCGTTGTCCAGCAGGATGCTGATGACCTCGGCCACGGCGTCGGGGTCACCGATGCCACGGTGGCCCGTGGGCGACCACTCCACGTGCCGCCCCTGGGCCTCCTGGGCGGTCACGAGGGGCCAGATGACCTCGTCGAGGTCGACGTACGACGGCCCGTCGTCGTGGGGGTCCTGCTGGGGGGCCGGCTCGGACGCGGCGCCGCCTCGCGCGGCCAGCAGGCGGGACAGGCGGCTGGCCTCCGACGCCAGCATCCGCTCGAGCTGGCGCCGCTTGCCGACGGGGACCTTGTCCTGCTGGTGGATCAGGCTCGAGGCCATCACGATGCCGGCCAGCGAGTTGGTGATCTCGTGCAAGCGGGCGCGGACGTCGCGCTGCTGGGCCTCCATCGTGCTCACCTGGTCGGACATGGCGATCAACGAGTGGTGCTGCTCCTGCACCGCGTGGCGCAGCCCGGCGGCGGCTCCGCACCCGATCAGCACGGCGCCGACCACGCCGGTGACGACGGCGATCGTGTCGCTCAGGGCGGTGTGGACGTCCTGCAGGCTGGCGACGCGGTTGGCCACCAGGGCGATCGTTCCGAGGCCGAGCCGGGTGGTGGACCAGTGCGGAACCCCCCCGAGCCGGTAGGCGGCATGGGCGATGCCGGCCCCGACCACGACCAGGGTGATCTGCGCGGCCACCCCCGCCGGCGCACTGGTGGGGAGATCGCCGCCCCACCGGGTCGCGGCCAGGCTGACTCCGGCGAAGAGCAGCCCGAGGATCAGGCCGGCGCCCATCGGGTCGACCGCGTGGCCCACCCGGTCCGAGAGCCGCAGGCAGCAGAGGATGACCAGGGCGGCCGGGACGTCGATCACGACGATCCAGCCGGCCCGGTCGAAGAACATGTCGCCCCCGGCGGCCCGCAGCCCGGCTTGGGCGACCCCCTGCACGGCGTACAGGGTGACCGCGAGCGTCATCCAACCCACGACGTTCGACTCCGTGAGCCGGTACTGGACGCAGAGCAGGGCCGCGGCGCCGAGCACGGCCAGGAAGACCAGGACCTGGCTGACCGTGGCCACCGCGTTGGTCGACCGGAGCTCCGGTGCGAGGACGAGGATGCAGAGGAGCGGGGTCAGGACCGTCGCCACGACGATGACGGTGCTCCGCGGGGTCCAGACGAGGGCCGGGTACGGAGGTAGGGCGGGGAGCGACCATCCACCTCGTCTCCCCGTATTCCCCATACCCGAAATGTAGGAAGCCGGTGCGCGACCGACACGCGCTCCTGGGGCGTATACCCGAATTTGGGGAGAGTCCGACGACTGAGGCGCACGCTGCGGCTCCGATGCGGGTGCGGCATCCCCAAAATGGGTCGCAAACCTCGTGGATGGTCGCGTCCGCGCAGCGCGACGCCAGAGGATGAAAGCCGGCGAAGTCAGAATCGGGGAGGACCGTCATGCGTCCGAACGCCTCCTGGGGACGATTTCCGTGAGCGGACTGGACCACGCGATCGCGGTCGTCTCCGACCGGTCGCTGCTGGCGGACGCCGTCTCGGCGGCGCTGGTCGGCAGCGACGTCACGGTCGTGCGGGTGCCGTGGCCGGGCGAGGGACACGACCACCGTGCGGGGTGGTCGAAGCAGACTCCGCGCCCGCCCCTGGGCCTGATGCTGTGCGACCTGTCGCCGCCGGCCGTCCACACGGCCCGGTGGTTGGTGGGCGCCTACCCGACTCGATGGCTGCTGCTGACCGACAGCCCTCGCGGTCCGTTGTGGGGTGCCATGATCGAGGTGGGCGTCATCGGCATCCTGAAGAGCGCGACCAGCCTCTCCGAGCTGCTGGCCGAGATCGGCGGATCCTGTGGTGTCGCAGACACCGGCCGGCTGCCCCCGGACAGTGACGACCTCGTGGCCCAGTGGCACCGCCTGGAGCCCCAGCGCAGCGAGATCCACGCGCGCCTCAGCTCGCTCACGCCGCGAGAGCTCGAGGTGCTCCGGCTCCTGCACCTGGGGCGCTCGGTGCGCGAGATCGCCCAGCTGCATGGAGTCGCGCACTCGACGGTGCGCAGTCAGGTCAGGTCGATCCTGCACAAGCTGGGGGTCTCGCGGCAGGTGGCGGCCGCGGCCGTCCTCGACGAGTGGGGTGGGCTTCCGGAGTGGTGGTGACCGGCTCCGTCAGCGGACGGTCTCGCCCAGCCGCGCCTGCGGGTTCGCACGCAGCCACGGTGCGAGGCGGTCGGCGCGGACGGCCTCCCAGAGTCGGCGACCCGCCACGAGGTCGAGGTGGACGACGCTCTGCGGCCCCTCCCAGCCGAGCCCGGCGACCGGCACGGTCAGGAACGACACCGCGGACTCGTCCAGGTCGCGCAGCGACCAGGCCAGCCTGGCCATGTCCTTCGTCGACCATCCTGAGTCGATGCTCAGATGACGGGTCATCACGCCGAGCAGCTCGTAGACGCCCCAGGGACCGGAGTCCTGGAGCCGTCCGAGGGTGTCCACCATGAGCGTCCGCAGGAAGTTCTGCTGACGGCTGGCTCGATCCAGGTCCCCGCCGGGCAGGCCGAAGCGCTGGCCGACGTAGTCGAGCGCCGCCTGACCGGTGAGACGGTGCTCGCCGGCGGTCCAGGTCACGTCGCGGGCCGAGTCGTGCACGGTCTCGGGCACGGTCACCGTCACGCCGCCCAGCTCGTCGGTGAGCGCGCGGATGCCGTCCCAGTCGATGACCGCGAGATGGTCGATGCGGACGCCGGTGAGCTCCTCGACGGTGGCGACCGCCAGCGACGGTCCGCCGTAGGAGTAGGCGGCGTTGATCTTGGTGTGGCCGTGGCCGGGCACCTCGACCCACGAGTCGCGCGGCAGGGAGACGACCGTGGCCCCCTCGCGGTCCCCGTCGATGTGCACCAGCAGCATCGCGTCCGAGCGCTGGGCTCCCGGCACCCAGGCGGCGGCGCGCGCCAGGTCACCGGTCGTGGGCTCGTCGGAGCGGCGGTCGGTGCCGAGCAGCAGGATGTTGATCGCCTTGGCGGCCGGGCCGGTGGTCGGCTTCGACGGTCGGTCCTCCAGGCCGGCGAAGACGCCGTCGATCCGCTCGATGGGCGCGACGAGTCGTCGCCCGAGGTAGTAGGCGCTCGCCGTGGAGACCACGGCGACGAGGCCCAGCACCGTGAGCAGGGCGAGCGCCGTGCGGCGTCGGCGGCGTGAACGAGTGGTGCGCATGAGACCTGCCTCCGAGGGACGAGTGCGATCCCTCGGACGATTGGTCACGGCGTGGGCGCGGTCCGGTGCGGTGCATGCCTTTTCCCCAATCTTGATGGTGTTTGCGGCAGTGCCCGATCGAGCCGAGGGGGTCTCCCTACGGTCGGGACCGCGCCGGCACCTGCCGGGGCGGCAGCGTGGTCGAGGGGTGGAGGGGATGGCGGTGGCACGTCGAGGCTGGTGGGGGAAGGCGACCCGCGTCGCCGCGTGCGGAGATAGGAGCGGCGCCCGCTTGCGGCGCCACACGCTGTCGGCCGTCGTCGTGGCTCTGGTGACGGCGGGACTGGTGAGCACCGGGCCCGCGCCGGGATGGTCGGACTCCTCACCTCAGGATCCTTCGGACCCCGCGACGCCGACGACGGTGTCGGCGGACGCGCTGCCCACGGTGCAGATCAACGGCGTGGTGTGGGCGCAGGCCATGGTCGGGAACCGGGTCTACGCCGGCGGCAGCTTCAGCAACGCGCGCCCGGCCGGCTCGCCGTCGGGGTCGGGCACGGTGCCGCGGGCCAACCTGCTCGCCTACGACATCGTGACCGGGGCGCTGACCACCAGCTTCGCGCCCAGCTTCAACGCCCAGGTCCGGGCGATCGCCGTCTCGCCCGACCAGACCCGGATCTACGTGGGCGGCGACTTCACGACCGTCAACGGCGTCTCGCGGCGCCGGATCGCCGCGTTCAACGCGTCGACGGGCGCGCTGATCGACACGTTCAACCCGCCCGTGAACTACCACGTCAACGCGCTGGCCGCGACCAACACCACGGTCTACGCGGGAGGTGAGTTCCAGGACGTGGGCACGCAGGTGCGCCAGGGCCTGGCCGCCTTCAACGCGGCGAACGGCGCCCTGCTGAAATGGGCGCCGGCGGCCACGGGCGGCGACGTCTGGGCGATGACGATCAACCCGAGCGGGACCAGGCTGGCCGTCGGCGGGTCGTTCACGGCCCTCAACGGCTCCGCCAACCCCGGCTACGGGCTCGGCATGGTGGACGCCACGACCGGCGCCAGCCTGCCCTTCGCCGCCAACAGCATCGTGCGCAACGGCACGGCCGACGGTGCCATCACGACGCTCACCTCCGACGACGAGTACGTCTACGGAGGCGGCTACACCTTCGGCCGCAGCGGCGGGAGCTGGGAGGGCACCTTCAGCGCCGCGTGGGAGGGCGGGACCGTGCGCTGGGCCAACGACTGCCACGGCGACACCTACTCGCTGCATGCCCAGGGCGACGTGGTCTACGCCGCCAGCCACACCCACTACTGCGAGAACATCGACGGCATCCGGCAGGGTGACGGTGGCGTCGGCGACTACCCCTACTTCCGCGGCATGGCCTTCGGCAAGCAGCCCACCGGCACCGTCACGTGGGAGCCGGACCAGGGTCGCTACTACAGCTTCCTCGGCCAGCCGCGCTCCTCGGTGCTCACGTGGTACCCCAACCTCAACGCGGGCACCTACACGGGGCAGATCCAGGGCCCCTGGAGCGTGACCGGGAACGCCGACTACGTGGCCATGGGCGGGGAGTTCACGCGGGTCAACGGGCAGAGCCAACAGGGTCTGGTGCGCTTCGCGAGGACCGCCCTCGCGCCCAACGACCAGGGCCCGAGCCTGTTCAACGCCACGTACCCGCTCAACGTGAGCTCGACGGAGGGCGGCAAGGTCCGGATCAACTGGACGAGCAACGAGGACATCGACAACGACTACCTGACCTACCGGGTCTACCGCGACGTCCAGAGCGGCGCCGGGCTGATCCACACCCGCCAGGTGCGGGCGAGATGGTGGAACCACCTCGGGATGGGCGTCAGCGACACCGGCCTGGTTCCCGGCAGCAGCCACCGCTACCGCGTCGCGGTGACGGACCCCTTCGGCAACATCGCGAACTCGCCGTGGACCGACGTGGTGGTGGCCGGCTCCGGCACGGACAGCCCGTACGTCGAGGCCGTGCAGGCCAGCGAGCCCACGCACTGGTGGCGACTCGACGAGCAGAGCGGCACCTTCCGGGGGGATGCGGCCGGGTTCCGGCCGCTGACGACCACCGCCACCGGGGTCACGCCCGGGGTGCCGGGCGCGCTCACCAACGACCCGGCCAACGCCGCGGCCCGCTTCAACGGCGCGACGTCGACGCGCGCGTACACGACCACGATCGACAGCCCGCCGGACGTCTTCACCCTCGAG includes the following:
- a CDS encoding sensor histidine kinase, with protein sequence MATVLTPLLCILVLAPELRSTNAVATVSQVLVFLAVLGAAALLCVQYRLTESNVVGWMTLAVTLYAVQGVAQAGLRAAGGDMFFDRAGWIVVIDVPAALVILCCLRLSDRVGHAVDPMGAGLILGLLFAGVSLAATRWGGDLPTSAPAGVAAQITLVVVGAGIAHAAYRLGGVPHWSTTRLGLGTIALVANRVASLQDVHTALSDTIAVVTGVVGAVLIGCGAAAGLRHAVQEQHHSLIAMSDQVSTMEAQQRDVRARLHEITNSLAGIVMASSLIHQQDKVPVGKRRQLERMLASEASRLSRLLAARGGAASEPAPQQDPHDDGPSYVDLDEVIWPLVTAQEAQGRHVEWSPTGHRGIGDPDAVAEVISILLDNAARHAPGAQSAVEVTRNGDTVEVIVRDDGPGIPAEVRSRLYEWGSRGPDSRGQGIGLHLAHRLMASTGSSLRLETGASGNTFVISIPAAKETHPCPPSEPLDPTHVSSSSRTTSSSPSHSSSP
- a CDS encoding response regulator transcription factor, whose translation is MSGLDHAIAVVSDRSLLADAVSAALVGSDVTVVRVPWPGEGHDHRAGWSKQTPRPPLGLMLCDLSPPAVHTARWLVGAYPTRWLLLTDSPRGPLWGAMIEVGVIGILKSATSLSELLAEIGGSCGVADTGRLPPDSDDLVAQWHRLEPQRSEIHARLSSLTPRELEVLRLLHLGRSVREIAQLHGVAHSTVRSQVRSILHKLGVSRQVAAAAVLDEWGGLPEWW
- a CDS encoding LCP family protein, giving the protein MRTTRSRRRRRTALALLTVLGLVAVVSTASAYYLGRRLVAPIERIDGVFAGLEDRPSKPTTGPAAKAINILLLGTDRRSDEPTTGDLARAAAWVPGAQRSDAMLLVHIDGDREGATVVSLPRDSWVEVPGHGHTKINAAYSYGGPSLAVATVEELTGVRIDHLAVIDWDGIRALTDELGGVTVTVPETVHDSARDVTWTAGEHRLTGQAALDYVGQRFGLPGGDLDRASRQQNFLRTLMVDTLGRLQDSGPWGVYELLGVMTRHLSIDSGWSTKDMARLAWSLRDLDESAVSFLTVPVAGLGWEGPQSVVHLDLVAGRRLWEAVRADRLAPWLRANPQARLGETVR
- a CDS encoding LamG-like jellyroll fold domain-containing protein — its product is MRRHTLSAVVVALVTAGLVSTGPAPGWSDSSPQDPSDPATPTTVSADALPTVQINGVVWAQAMVGNRVYAGGSFSNARPAGSPSGSGTVPRANLLAYDIVTGALTTSFAPSFNAQVRAIAVSPDQTRIYVGGDFTTVNGVSRRRIAAFNASTGALIDTFNPPVNYHVNALAATNTTVYAGGEFQDVGTQVRQGLAAFNAANGALLKWAPAATGGDVWAMTINPSGTRLAVGGSFTALNGSANPGYGLGMVDATTGASLPFAANSIVRNGTADGAITTLTSDDEYVYGGGYTFGRSGGSWEGTFSAAWEGGTVRWANDCHGDTYSLHAQGDVVYAASHTHYCENIDGIRQGDGGVGDYPYFRGMAFGKQPTGTVTWEPDQGRYYSFLGQPRSSVLTWYPNLNAGTYTGQIQGPWSVTGNADYVAMGGEFTRVNGQSQQGLVRFARTALAPNDQGPSLFNATYPLNVSSTEGGKVRINWTSNEDIDNDYLTYRVYRDVQSGAGLIHTRQVRARWWNHLGMGVSDTGLVPGSSHRYRVAVTDPFGNIANSPWTDVVVAGSGTDSPYVEAVQASEPTHWWRLDEQSGTFRGDAAGFRPLTTTATGVTPGVPGALTNDPANAAARFNGATSTRAYTTTIDSPPDVFTLEAWFRTTSTTGGKIVGRGNRNDRNSSKADRHLYLNNAGQVLFGVKPDQSRQVVTSPGSYRDGAWHQAVASLSPGGMRLYVDGALVAQRADVTTAEHLARGYWRVGGDALNNWPSAPSSAFLDGDIDEVAIYKRALSDAEVVGHYAAGTGAPTPNVPPVADFTASPAGLTADLAATASDPDGSVVSYAWSFGDGETAPASPSSTTSHTYAAAGTYDVTLTVTDDDGAHTDLTKQVQVSEPPAGPQPFALDAFSRQLADGWGSADLGGPWTRAGAASNFSVADGLGRIRMSSPGTGPAMALNAPTSADTDLRVRVGADKAATGGGTYLTIQPRLLANGSRYYADVRLVAGGSVSLILGRTVSGTDTTLLTRTVPGLTVGAGDLVQVRAQAFGTSPTTLRVKLWPSGTEEPEAWTSSLTDDTAGLQVAGGLGLRTYLSGSATNAPVLGLFDDLSVSPTQ